The following nucleotide sequence is from Falco naumanni isolate bFalNau1 chromosome 6, bFalNau1.pat, whole genome shotgun sequence.
AGGGAAAGGGTAGGAGAACTGTGTGCCTTTCTTCCCATCAGGGGTGCCTCACGGGGTGGTGAATGTGGTATTTGGAACGGGCGCCAAGGCAGGAGAAGCCCTTGTCTGCCACCCTGACGTGCCTCTGATCTCCTTCACGGGAAGCACGCTGACGGCCCAGCGGATCATGGAGAGAAGTGCTCCGCACTGCAAACGGCTTTCGCTGGAACTGGGAGGCAAAAACCCCGCGATTGTCTTCAATGATGCCGACTTGAGCCAATGCATCCCCACAACCCTGAGGTCCAGCTTTGCCAACCAGGTGCCTCCCGCTGCTGTAGTGTACAAACCCCGCTTGCAACAGCTGTGCACATGTCTGAGaagtgtgtgtgcacacgtgcACATATCTCTGCTAATACCAAATCCTAAATTGTCAAGGTCTGTTTCAAGATTCTGTGTTGTGAGCAAATCCTAAGTAGAAAAATATGAGAAATGCTTCATTATTCCACAAGcagggaaacaaaataaaaaagggctCTTTGCATTCTCCATCAGAAGATAACAAGATGTCATTATCCCTCTCAAAATAGATATATTACTTATCCCTCCAGGAAGCAGCTGCTTTAAATCCTACCCTGCAAGCAGGTGGGAAGCTTGCTGATTTGCTGGAATTAAGTTAGGAGACTTCCCCCCAAATTCTTCCAATGATCTTCCCTCATCAACACCTTCAGGACAGATCACCAAAGCCAGGAAACTGTATCAGGAcaaatgttcagaaaaatagCTTGGTGTCAGAAAGGGAATACCAGGAAATGAAGACAGAGAGCATTCAGAGTTGGAAATCACATTTCCTATGAAAAACGTTGGAGAGGAAAACATGTAATCaatgaaaaattgtatttacttGCATTAGGAAGTGACTGCACAATCTGATActgttgttttgtctttttcttctctttttcctttttaatctcGGAAAAAAACTACTTTTCAGTGTTGGTGAATGTAGTTTGCACTCCTGAGGATGCAGGGACACAAGTCTCATTCTGGGATGTGATTCCTAGTACTCATCAATAGTATAATGAAcgaaaatttttttcttgtttgtttcttttctgtaggGTGAGATCTGTCTCTGTACATCCAGGATCTTTGTTCAGAGGGGCATATACAGTGAGTTTTTGAAGAGGTTTGTGGCAGAGGCTAAGAAGTGGAAGGCTGGCAACCCCTCAGATCCTACAGTCGACATAGGAGCACTAATAAGTAAAGAACATCTAGAAAAGGTGAAGTTATGTGGACCTTATGTGATCACATCTCATCATTTAGAGGGCTATAAAGGGTGATTTCAGAGGTATATAGAAAAGGACCATGTCCTCTCCAAGATTAGCTTTGAGAAACGACAATTCAAAGCCATTATAAGGTATCTTTTAGATAAGGTTTCTGTTGCCTGTGGACTGGGATCATGTGATTGATTcctctggaaaaatcaactccatagggaaaataattttaaattacaaaaaatatttcttcctgtttgaaataattcagaatgGTGAATTCTAAATAATGAATCTGAATACTAACCAATCTTGGAGCTTAGCAACATTTTCATAGATTTTATTATTCCATTTGCTAAGATCACTTATTTGCCTAATAAGTTAGTTAAcaagatatttatttatttatttttatatcactATCAAATCCTGGAGAGTGCAAGACACGGCTTCCTAGGACTGCTTGCAGTAATTTGGAATTGCATGTGTGGAGGGCAGCTGAGATGATGCACCACTAAGACATAGTCTGCTTTAGTGGCTTACATGAAGTGAATTTTGTGGTGTCAGGCAGAGTTCAGGAGAGCAGGTGTTTGTATCCCCAGCACTATCTGACACAATCAGTATAAGCAAGAATCAGACTGAAACCGCAGCATGAGAGAGAAAGCCAGACCTTTGTCATGTTTCCTGGTGCCTCAGCAGGCTCTCCAGGGCTGTTATGAAGTGGGGTGGTAGAAATACACACTTCCCGAGATCCTCAGTCTGTGGCACCACAGAAAACTTCTGAGTCTAACCTACTAAGGTGgttgaaagaagagaaagaagccCAGTGGGTATCTCCCTGATGTTTCCATAGGGAGAGGAACCAAGCAACTGtttcagaacagcagcagattAAAAGCATGTCCTATCTGTTCAAGGTAGCATAGGATAGCAGCAGCCATGGAAACaactttaattatttattgATGAGATTTTCTATAGCATTGATGGCTTCATCATCCTAGTGGCATGTAAACATTTAACAAGCCTGCCTGCGAGGTAGGAAGATATTACTGATCCCTTGGAGTAAATGGGTGAACCATGGCATGGAATATATGGCAAACTGCCCAAGCTCcaggaaggatggagggaggcTCTGGGACAGCTTGTGTTTTCATCAGGGGCTCTACCCTTTTGCGAATATTTAGTGAGGAGGGCCACTGGTGTTACCTGCTAAGCTAGTAAATGTTTGGAGAGAGAGAACAGTTGTTTTACAGCAAGAAACACCTAGTCTTACTTTTACGTTACAGAAATGTAACGAAAAACTAGGGAATAACCCTCTGTTGTTAGGAGGGAAGTAAAGGCAGCATGATCCAGTTGGAGATATTCAGGGGCTCCTGATGATGTGTCCAGGCTTGTGAGGTGGACTCTCAGATTTGGTGTTCTTCAGCAGTGAcgttttcctgctgcttccccaggtAAGGAACTATGTGAAGAAAGCCCAGGCTGAAGGAGGCAGAGTCCTCTGCGGAGAGGGAGTGGATTCCTTGGCTCTCCCAGCTGGCAACCAGAAAGGCTATTTCATGTTGCCCACGGTTATTGCTGAAGTCAAGGATGAATCTTGTTGCATGCAAGAAGAGATCTTTGGTCCTGTGACATGCGTGGTAGCATTTGACACAGAAGAGGAAGTGATCAAAAGAGCCAACAGTGTGAAATATGGCTTGGCAGCCACTGTGTGGTCCAGCAACGTGGGACGCGTTCACCGGGTGGCACGAAGACTGCAGTCTGGATTGGTGTGGACCAACTGCTGGCTTATTAGAGATCTGAACTTGCCGTTTGGTGGGATGAAAGCCTCAGGCATaggaagggagggagcaaaGGACTCCTATGAGTTCTTCACTGAGGTCAAAACCATCACAATAAAGCACTGACATATGTCAATGGAAGTATTCTGGAGTAAAATAAATGGCAGTAATTTGTGTTACCAAAAGTGGCTTTCTAGAACACAGGTTGCTATTGTGGCCATCTTTTTCTTGAACTTTGGTCAAGTAATACTGATGACAGCTGAAAAGAGTCATCCCCAAGGCTAATGTTGAATGCAGCCTTTCATCTTGCATAGGAAGATCAGTGTGGACTCCACAATCAACCCATCCTAAGCCAGATAGATGACTTGCTTCTTTCACGGATCCTAAAGCTTTTTTAGTATTCCTGTCTCAAAAATCTCTCCCTCTAAGGCAGATTGGAGAAAGGATGACATATGACTGTACCTGCAGTGGGTGAATTACCTTGATGGACAAAGTGGCAAGCACATTGTGAGGCTGATACTGTAATGGGAATCAGGCTGTTTCCACTATGAACAGTATGGTCCACATACCAATCCATATTGCACTTCACTGATACCAGACTGCTGCAGCATGCTAAAAGCCTGAGGCAGTACTTTTAATCTACTATGTGGTGTTAAACCATGGGGTCGTGAAATTCTCATGATACAGGGAgacaataaacattttaattataacCTGCTTTATGGTATGCAGCTGAATCATCCTGAGACTTGTTCTCTTAGCTATTTTCAAATTACCGCTTTTTGTCACTTCTAGGCCTCACTGATGGTGTTTTTCACATCCCCGCACAAAGATTTGGCTCCATCAGACAGTGTTATTCTTCATTACTAAAGACTGGAAGTGACTCCTAGGAGAGCTGACTGTTGGAAATGTTTGTCACCAAGATGTAAAAACACTGGTGACCTTTTCTCATTTGTTTACAacggggttttttttaatccgATATCTCACAAACTTGTTTGcattctgcagaaacagaaataaagttgGATACATGTTTCCCCCCTGAGATGGCTATGTTGCTATTGAATTTTTACAGTAACCCTTCATGACTTGTTTTTCAAGTTTTGAGCTGAATTTGACAGTAAACAAAGCTCCATGTAATTTCATAAATGCCTGTATTCTAAGAAGAGCTTATGAGTTACTGGCATGTGTTTTTCAgggctgctggagaaaaaagggCACctctaaaatacaaaaaaaaccctgatgaaAAATTATTACTAATGAGATGTGAAAGAATAGAGTAGCAAACTGCCCTGCTGCTCCTAatcacaacagaaagaaaatatatagaGAGATCTGGGGTTAATAGaaaagacaattttattttttgtatgcTTTATAACATTTTTAGCAATGTGGAGCTATGACATGCAGGGCTGTAATACCAGTTTCTAGGTCTTGAATCCTAATCCATACctttattttgatatttctaTTTAAGATAGATTTTTTTGCATAGCGTACTATTCAAGAGTATATTTTCCAGAATggatttatctttttctctccagagtTTGGCCAAGCTAACACTGGATTTCCACTTTgcttagtaaaaataaaaatgccaacATGGTGTTTTAAATTccagctgcagaaaggcagtCTTTCCTAAGTGCTCTTTGGTGGGGGGAGTACTGCAGTAAATAGTCGTGGTGGTGTCCGCACTTTGCCGAAGTTGTGCCAGAAACTGCTTTAAAGGCCTTAGCGTAGGGGATGAGTCCACCCCCACTTCCAGAAGCATTTGCTGCATATGTCCCAAGTTGGTTGAAAACCTGATTCTCTCTCAGAAGactttttgaaagtaatttttaccTCAGAGCTGAGGCCCAAGTGTGTGGTGAACCTGGATCCAGCCTGGTGGCAGGGCAGACcctccaggcaggcagggacctTGGTCATCTGATACAAGTACACCCAGCTGGGCATGAGCTAAGGAAATACGTAAAAGTGATAGCCTCGGTGAACTGATGTGTTCTGAAGCACAAGCATTTCGTTGTATTCTAGACCAATGCCTAGGTCTACCCGTGACCGCGTggtggcagcagagccctgctctgGTGGTTTTAGTCCCCCAGTCAATCATTTTGCTTGGAAGGGAACCAATAGCTGTATCAGTGCCTATtggcaattttttatttttattttttaagaaatcctATTTGGTAGAGCAGAAGAGCCCAAAAGCTGTGGAATGCTTAATTAATTTGGGGGGCAGACGTTTTCAGCAATGGCAAGTGGGATATTGCACAGTTAGTAGATTTTGATGGATTCCTCCCCCCACCTGGATCTGGTATAGGTTCAGTTTTAAtgagctgaattttctttcaggtgTTGGTTCTGATTTGGCTTGAGATGTGATGGGAGATTCTGTATATATTTCACGTACAGGAGACAGAGGCCTCATCTATGTGTTTCTGGCCCAAGATACCAGAGGCGGAGTAgcaggtggggaggggacagagctCTGCAGGACCCTTGAGTGAAGGGTATGGAGTTGGCAGCTCCATGTCAGGCATGGCTCTGAGGGTTTCTCAGAGGTGAATT
It contains:
- the ALDH8A1 gene encoding 2-aminomuconic semialdehyde dehydrogenase, yielding MAHSESLLVLENFIGGKFVPCSSYIDSYNPSTGDVYCRVPDSGKAEVEAAVKAAKDAFPIWSSKSPLERSQILNKMADLIEHDLEAFAQAESKDQGKTITFARTVDIPRAVYNFRFFASSILHHVTECTEMSTIGCVHYTSRTPVGVAGLISPWNLPLYLLTWKIAPAIACGNTVVAKPSEMTSVTAWMMCKLLEKAGVPHGVVNVVFGTGAKAGEALVCHPDVPLISFTGSTLTAQRIMERSAPHCKRLSLELGGKNPAIVFNDADLSQCIPTTLRSSFANQGEICLCTSRIFVQRGIYSEFLKRFVAEAKKWKAGNPSDPTVDIGALISKEHLEKVRNYVKKAQAEGGRVLCGEGVDSLALPAGNQKGYFMLPTVIAEVKDESCCMQEEIFGPVTCVVAFDTEEEVIKRANSVKYGLAATVWSSNVGRVHRVARRLQSGLVWTNCWLIRDLNLPFGGMKASGIGREGAKDSYEFFTEVKTITIKH